The bacterium genome includes a window with the following:
- the coaE gene encoding dephospho-CoA kinase (Dephospho-CoA kinase (CoaE) performs the final step in coenzyme A biosynthesis.): MMQPFLIGLTGEIGVGKSTVARALAELGAEIVVGDELGRSALEESLAILTRIRERFGGEVFATDGSLNRRALGKRVFSAAEDARWLTELTFPGIHALWREQVSRSRTDVLVLDAALIFEWGIEREFDLIVLVSADSESVLHRIERSGRLSRQEIQSRVAAQLSADVKRQKADIVLTNNGTFAELQHSVRELWQARIEPEIQRRRKQRDDTLR, translated from the coding sequence ATGATGCAACCGTTTCTCATCGGACTCACGGGCGAGATCGGGGTCGGTAAGTCAACCGTCGCGCGCGCGCTGGCTGAACTTGGCGCGGAGATCGTCGTGGGCGACGAGTTGGGACGAAGCGCCCTCGAAGAATCCTTGGCCATACTGACGCGAATTCGCGAGCGGTTCGGCGGCGAAGTATTCGCGACCGATGGAAGTCTGAATCGGCGTGCACTCGGTAAGCGAGTTTTTTCCGCGGCGGAAGACGCGCGCTGGCTAACGGAGCTGACGTTTCCCGGTATTCACGCGCTATGGCGAGAGCAGGTGTCGCGCAGCCGGACGGACGTACTGGTTCTGGATGCCGCGCTCATTTTCGAATGGGGGATTGAGCGCGAGTTCGATCTGATCGTCCTGGTTTCCGCCGACAGTGAGAGCGTTCTTCATCGGATCGAGCGGAGTGGCCGGCTCTCGCGGCAGGAGATCCAGAGCCGGGTGGCCGCTCAACTTTCGGCGGACGTCAAACGGCAAAAAGCGGATATTGTCCTGACGAACAACGGAACGTTCGCCGAATTGCAGCATAGCGTGCGAGAACTATGGCAAGCACGGATTGAACCGGAAATACAGCGCAGGAGAAAGCAGAGGGATGATACACTTCGTTAG